One window of Streptomyces sp. NBC_00273 genomic DNA carries:
- the trpD gene encoding anthranilate phosphoribosyltransferase, protein MNVATPAGGDSVAARGWPGVLDALLTGQDLRAEDTAWAMDRIMRGEATDAQIAGFTVALRAKGETVEEINGLVRAMYAHANLIEVPGRTVDIVGTGGDGAKTVNISTMSAIVVAGTGAKVVKHGNRAASSASGSSDVLEKLGVNLQLSRERVVEVAEEAGITFCFAVKFHPALRHVAAARKELGIRTFFNALGPLTNPARVRAQATGVADPRMAPIIAGVLAARGSSALVFRGDDGLDELTTTSTSRIWWVRDGKVSERAFDPRDVGISLVDVSALAGGDPSYNADVARRLLAGETGPVRDAVLLNSAAALVALDPGPGTLEEQITSGIARAAESIDSGAARAALERWVTASNA, encoded by the coding sequence ATGAACGTTGCGACCCCGGCAGGCGGCGACAGCGTGGCGGCCCGTGGCTGGCCGGGCGTTCTCGACGCTCTGCTGACGGGCCAGGACCTGCGCGCGGAGGACACCGCCTGGGCCATGGACCGGATCATGCGGGGGGAGGCCACCGACGCCCAGATCGCCGGCTTCACGGTCGCGCTGCGGGCCAAGGGGGAGACGGTCGAGGAGATCAACGGCCTCGTACGGGCGATGTACGCGCACGCCAACCTGATCGAGGTGCCGGGCCGTACGGTGGACATCGTCGGCACCGGCGGCGACGGGGCCAAAACGGTGAACATCTCCACGATGTCGGCGATCGTGGTGGCCGGTACCGGCGCCAAGGTCGTCAAGCACGGCAACCGGGCCGCGTCCTCCGCGAGCGGGTCCTCGGACGTCCTGGAGAAGCTCGGGGTGAACCTCCAGCTGAGCCGGGAGCGGGTCGTGGAGGTCGCCGAGGAGGCCGGCATCACCTTCTGCTTCGCCGTGAAGTTCCACCCGGCACTGCGCCATGTGGCCGCGGCCCGCAAGGAACTGGGCATCCGGACCTTCTTCAACGCGCTGGGCCCGCTGACCAACCCGGCCCGGGTGCGCGCCCAGGCGACCGGCGTGGCCGATCCCCGGATGGCCCCGATCATCGCCGGCGTGCTCGCCGCGCGGGGCTCCTCCGCCCTGGTCTTCCGGGGCGACGACGGCCTGGACGAACTGACCACGACGTCGACCTCGCGCATCTGGTGGGTCCGCGACGGCAAGGTCTCCGAGCGGGCCTTCGACCCCCGTGACGTGGGCATCTCCCTGGTCGACGTCTCCGCCCTGGCCGGCGGGGACCCCTCGTACAACGCGGACGTGGCCCGCCGCCTGCTGGCCGGCGAGACCGGCCCGGTCCGCGACGCCGTCCTGCTGAACTCGGCGGCCGCCCTGGTGGCCCTCGACCCCGGCCCGGGCACCCTGGAGGAGCAGATCACCTCCGGCATCGCCCGTGCGGCGGAGTCCATCGACTCGGGTGCGGCCCGGGCCGCCCTCGAGCGCTGGGTGACGGCCAGCAACGCGTAG